Proteins from a single region of Halorubrum sp. 2020YC2:
- a CDS encoding DUF2309 domain-containing protein, which translates to MSTERAIRERIDDAATAVGPVWPIHSFVTANPLSGFEDRPFSEAVSLAADRLGGRGYPSPETFRAALDDGRIDPELLDAELTERGYEADPETLLDRTESGAESGNPTGTETRGPSGGDEAEHPGVERVDRVLSKWLSAFLDEGQAEWSMPNREDGFYDAFRSVAPYDDEIPEKGLAADLPASPIDAVESVLGPYPEGRWGSVFEAQLAALPGWTGLIKRRAADDGAWQSAHPITLEGYLAVRLALLDAFDVDVAPPPESGDSEAETADEPADAFLSAWEASYRGELVDRVAAESEARGEAADARVDGGASGRPDAQLVFCIDTRSEVVRRHIEATGDYETHGYAGFFGVPMEYRGYDADASVDACPPIVDAQHRISEVPTDGDARASRDRLASLREAAGDVVEALKSNPATAFSFVEGAGSGYGVALAARTLLPGRVYDVLGAADDSTPDDHEFCEPGVHDHDDSGVGLPVGLTRDERVEYAATAFELMGWEAFGRLVVFAGHAAETANNPYGSSLDCGACAGNPGGPNARVLAAICNDPEVKAGLRERGHDVPDDTVFLAAEHNTTTDEIALYDGDVPDSHAEDLARLRADLDAAREGAAAERTGSDSGDAAVRETERRAGDWAETRPEWGLAGNAGFVVGPRELTSDLDLDGRAFLHSYDWETDPEGDALEAILAGPMVVTQWINAQYYFSTVDNAAYGSGSKVTHNPVGNVGVHQGNGGDLMTGLPLQSVMAAADEPYHQPLRLSTVLHAPVDRVTEVLADNEGVAELLDNDWLSLTVVDPTQEHRAFHYESDLEWTSPSGSERTEAPAAAVADD; encoded by the coding sequence ATGAGTACTGAACGCGCCATCAGAGAGCGCATCGACGACGCCGCGACCGCCGTCGGCCCGGTCTGGCCGATCCACTCGTTCGTGACCGCAAACCCGCTTTCCGGCTTCGAGGACCGGCCCTTCTCCGAGGCCGTGTCCCTGGCGGCCGACCGCCTCGGCGGTCGCGGCTACCCGAGCCCGGAGACGTTCCGGGCGGCCCTCGACGACGGCCGGATCGACCCCGAACTCCTCGACGCGGAGCTGACCGAACGGGGGTACGAGGCCGACCCCGAGACCCTGCTGGACCGGACGGAGAGCGGCGCCGAGAGCGGGAATCCGACCGGCACCGAGACCCGAGGGCCGTCCGGTGGCGACGAGGCGGAGCACCCGGGCGTCGAGCGGGTCGACCGCGTGCTCTCGAAGTGGCTGTCGGCGTTCCTCGACGAGGGGCAGGCAGAGTGGTCGATGCCGAACCGGGAGGACGGGTTCTACGACGCCTTCCGCTCGGTGGCGCCGTACGACGACGAGATACCCGAAAAGGGCCTCGCGGCCGATCTGCCGGCGTCGCCTATCGACGCCGTCGAGTCCGTGCTGGGGCCGTACCCCGAGGGGAGATGGGGGTCGGTCTTCGAGGCGCAACTCGCCGCGCTCCCGGGGTGGACCGGCCTGATCAAGCGCCGCGCCGCGGACGACGGCGCGTGGCAGTCCGCGCACCCGATCACGCTCGAAGGGTACCTCGCGGTCCGGCTCGCCCTGCTCGACGCCTTCGACGTCGACGTCGCGCCACCGCCCGAATCGGGTGACAGCGAGGCCGAGACCGCCGACGAGCCGGCCGACGCGTTCCTGAGCGCGTGGGAGGCGAGCTACCGCGGCGAACTCGTCGACCGGGTCGCGGCCGAGAGCGAGGCCCGCGGCGAGGCGGCCGACGCCCGCGTCGACGGCGGCGCGTCGGGGCGGCCGGACGCGCAACTGGTCTTCTGTATCGACACGCGCTCGGAGGTTGTCCGGCGGCACATCGAGGCGACGGGCGACTACGAGACCCACGGGTACGCCGGCTTCTTCGGCGTCCCGATGGAGTACCGCGGGTACGACGCCGACGCGTCGGTCGACGCGTGTCCCCCCATCGTCGACGCCCAACACCGGATCTCCGAGGTGCCGACCGACGGGGACGCGCGGGCCAGCCGCGACCGCTTGGCTAGCCTTCGCGAGGCCGCCGGCGACGTGGTCGAGGCGCTGAAGTCCAACCCCGCCACCGCGTTCAGCTTCGTCGAGGGCGCCGGGAGCGGGTACGGAGTCGCGCTCGCGGCCCGCACCCTCCTCCCCGGGCGGGTGTACGACGTGCTCGGCGCCGCCGACGACTCGACGCCCGACGACCACGAGTTCTGCGAGCCGGGCGTCCACGACCACGACGACTCCGGGGTGGGCCTCCCGGTAGGACTGACCCGCGACGAGAGGGTCGAGTACGCCGCGACCGCCTTCGAGTTGATGGGCTGGGAGGCGTTCGGGCGGCTCGTCGTCTTCGCCGGCCACGCGGCCGAGACGGCCAACAACCCCTACGGCTCCAGCCTCGACTGCGGCGCCTGCGCCGGCAACCCGGGCGGACCGAACGCCCGCGTGCTCGCGGCGATCTGTAACGACCCCGAGGTGAAGGCGGGCCTGCGCGAGCGCGGCCACGACGTGCCGGACGACACCGTCTTCCTCGCGGCCGAGCACAACACGACGACCGACGAGATAGCGCTGTACGACGGCGACGTGCCCGACTCGCACGCCGAGGACCTCGCCCGGTTGCGCGCGGACCTCGACGCCGCGCGCGAAGGCGCGGCGGCCGAGCGGACCGGGTCGGACTCCGGAGACGCGGCCGTTCGCGAGACCGAGCGCCGCGCCGGCGACTGGGCCGAGACGCGCCCGGAGTGGGGGCTGGCCGGAAACGCCGGGTTCGTCGTCGGGCCCCGCGAACTGACGAGCGACCTCGACCTCGACGGGCGGGCCTTCCTCCACTCGTACGACTGGGAGACCGACCCCGAGGGCGACGCGCTCGAAGCTATCCTCGCCGGGCCGATGGTCGTCACCCAGTGGATCAACGCGCAGTACTACTTCTCGACGGTCGACAACGCGGCGTACGGGAGCGGGTCGAAGGTGACCCACAACCCCGTCGGGAACGTCGGCGTCCATCAGGGCAACGGCGGCGACCTGATGACCGGCCTCCCCCTCCAGTCGGTCATGGCCGCGGCCGACGAGCCGTACCACCAGCCGCTCCGCCTCTCGACGGTCCTCCACGCGCCGGTCGACCGCGTCACCGAGGTCTTAGCCGACAACGAGGGGGTGGCCGAACTGCTGGACAACGACTGGCTCTCGCTGACGGTCGTCGACCCGACGCAAGAGCACCGCGCGTTCCACTACGAGTCGGACTTAGAGTGGACGTCGCCGTCCGGGTCCGAGCGGACCGAGGCGCCGGCCGCCGCCGTCGCGGACGACTGA